Sequence from the Verrucomicrobiia bacterium genome:
TTGCAGCAGCATACGAAGCTCCCCGCGCGCCCAGCCAGTCCCTCCCCACCCCTCATTATCGCATTCTGTTGGTGGAGGACGACGAGGACATCCGGCGGCTCAACACCGAAGTGCTGATCCGCCACGGTTATCAGGTGGATGCCGCCGAGGATGGAGCTGTTGCCTGGGATGCGTTGCAATCGAACAGTTATAATTTGATGGTTACTGACAACGCGATGCCGAAGGTGACAGGCTTGGAGTTGCTGAAGAAGCTGCATGGCGCCCGGATGGCCCTCCCGGTCATCATGGCAACGGGGACACTGCCGACGGCGGAATTCATCTGCTCCCCCTGGCTGCAGCCCACGGCCACGATGTTCAAGCCCTACACGCTGGACGAGTTGGTGGGAACCGTGCAAGAGGTGTTGCGCGCCACCGAGGATGCCTGCGAGCGACCGGCACAACCGCCCATCCAACCCACGGTTTGATCCGCCAATCCATGGATTTATCAAACGATTTTGACCTGCCGGATTTCACTGCTTACGCCCGGTCGGCACGGCCGATGCAGCCGCGAACCGCCGGGCGGTGGTTGCCATACTCAACGAGTATAAGGCAGGCGTGCTGCATACTTTCCGCGACGAACCGGCAGAGGTTCTTAAGCTCGTTCAGTTGGCGATCAATGAGGCCGAGGGCCTCGCCTGGTCCACACCCAATGCTAATTTGATGTTTCCTTCCCTCGTTCAAGAGAAAATCCAGTCCAGCCAGCGATGGGCCGAGCACCAGCATTGGGCCAGTCCCGGACTTCATCCGGGCACCCACGTCAACAAGTCTCTTGATGTGATGCGGCGAGCAAAGCCGCCTATAGGGAGAACACCCCATGGCTCCCGAAACATTTCCCGTTCACTCTCATGCCTTCAATAACCGGGGTATTCACCCAATTTCAATTTCCTCTGCGGCGTGTCGCCGCAGAGGAGCAAGAACGGAAACAAGAACAGAATAAAACGCATATGAAAAACAGGATCCCACAACGTAACGGAACAGCGATGATGAAAATCTTCATCATCGGCATGTCGCTTGGTCTCGCAGTCATCGCGCCCGCGGCCATCATTCCATTTGACCTCTCGCCCGCCGGCTCGGGCGCGGCCGTCGGGTTGAGCCCCCTCAATGAAGTGCCCGCCGTCACCAACAGCGCCGGCAGCGGTGGTGAGATTTTTGGCGGCATCAGTTTTGATACCGACACCGCCTTGCTGTCGCTGGCCGTGGGCTATGGTTCCGCGGCAGGCTTCACCAACCTGACGGGGGTGGCCACGGCCATGCACATTCACGGTCCTGCCGGACCAGGAACCAACGCGGGTGTGGTCATAAACCTTGCCCCGCTCTCGTTCACGGCAGCAGATCCGACCAACGGTGGCATCATTTTTGGAACGGTGCCGGTGCCGACGAACGAAGTTGCCAATCTGCTCGCGGGGTTGAGCTACCTCAACATCCACACGGCCACCAATTCGGCCGGGGAACTTCGGGCACAATTAATCCCCAAGTCGGGGAGCCCTCCGGTTGTTTCCTGCCCCGAGCCGGTGACGGTCGAGTGCGGCAGTGTCACCACGGTCACGGTGCAGGTTTCCGATCCTGACAACGACGCATTGCAGGTGGTCTGGTCGGTGAACGGTGCTTCTCTTCAGACCAACGAGCTGGCGGCGGGGTCCACTGCTGCGCCGGTGGCGGTTTCATTCGCTGCCCAATATCAACTGGGCACGAACCTCGTCTCGGTGGCGGTCACCGACTCGACGAATCACTCGGCGGAGTGTTCTGCCACCGTCACCGTGGTGGACACAACCCCGCCGGTCATTACGGTGTTGACGGCAAGCCCATCCACTCTCTGGCCGCCCAATCACAAGATGGTCTCCATTCAGCTTGCGGCTACGGTCACGGATCTATGCGGTGACACGACCTGGAAAATCACCTCCATCACCAGCAGCGAGCCGGCGGATGCCAAGGGCAGCGGCAATACCTCCCCCGATTGGGAAATCACGGGAGATCATACCGCGAAGTTGCGCGCGGAACGCTCCGGCATTACTGGTTCGCGCGTTTACAACCTCACGGTGGAAGCCGTCGATGCTTCAGGAAATGTCTCCCTGCCGAAAACAGTGATCGTGACCGTGCCGCACAACTCGCGGTAACCAGCGCCGGTATTAAGCATGAGTTCTTAAGACTGTCGAACAAGGGGATGGGCGTATCGGAAGCGTGGCCCGGGACGCTTTCATCAAGTGGTCAGGCGTCCCGGACCAACCATGGCGCAAGAGAAAGCCCTCTGGAAGCCGCCGGCGCCCATCCCCAAGCGGTGAAGCAAACCACCGCCCACCACGGGACCAATTTATGAAGACAAATCGATCGAAGGAAGGTGCGTCGACTGAAAATTCCGCCGGTTCCGGAGCACGATTAAATGCTCCAAGCCGCCGGAAACCTGAATAACAAGGCTGAACCAGAATCGAGCACCACTTCACCTACCACCCACAAAACGAATCCCCGGCCACCGCATGCTGCAGTCCACTGCCATTCGCAGAGTAGCCTTTCTGGGCGATTATCCACCGCGCAAGTGCGGCATCGCCACGTTCTCGACCGTTTTGCGTTGCTCCGTTGCAGCGGCATTTCCCGCGATCCAATGTCTCGTCGTGCCGGTCAACGATCTTGCGGGCGGCTACGACTACCCCGGTGAAGTCCGCTTCGAAATAGCGGAGCAAGATCTGACGTCCTACCTGCGCGCGTCCGACTTCCTGAACATCACTGACGTGGATGTGGTTTGAGTGGAGCACGAGTTTGGCATTTTTGGCGGTCCGGCAGGCAGTCATGTGCTTGCGTTGTTGCGCGAACTGCAAATGCCCATCGTCACAACGCTCCACACCGTATTGCGTGAGCCGAACGAGGAGCAGCGCCGTGTGATGCGTGAGCAGACCCGGCTCTCGACCCGCCTGGTGGTCATGACCGAACGGGGCAGGGAATTCTTGCTGAACATCTATCAGGTCCCGGCAGCGAAAATTGATCTGATACCGCACGGCATTCCAGACCGGCCGTTTGCGGACCCCAACTATTTCAAGGACGAGTTTGGCGTGGCGGGCAAACAGGTGTTGCTCACGTTTGGCCTGCTCTCGCCCAGCAAGGGCATTGAATTCGCGCTGCAAGCCTTGCCGGACATCATTCGAGAGTATCCCAACATCGTTTACATCGTGCTGGGTCAGACGCATCCGAACCTGCTCCGCGATGAAGGTGAAGCCTACCGCTTGAGTCTGGAGCGCTGGGCGAAGGATCTCGGCGTGCAGAAGAACGTCGTGTTCTTCAATCGCTTCGTGGAACTGGACGAGTTGATGCGGTTCATCGGCGCGGCGGACATCTACCTGACACCCTATCTTAACGAAGCGCAGATCACCTCTGGCACGCTGGCTTATGCGTTTGGCGCCGGCAACGCCGTGGTGTCCACGCCATGCTGGCACGCCGCCGAAATGCTGGCGGCCGGGCGCGGCAAACTCGTGCCTTTCCGCGATGCGAAGGCGATCGCCATCGCGGTCTTGGAATTGCTGCGTGATGAACCCTTGCGGCACTCGATGCGCAAGCACGCCTACCACCTCGGTCGGGATATGGTGTGGAGCCGGGTGGCGCAGCGTTACGCGATATCCTTTGAGCAGGCGCGGAGAGATCATAGTTTCGTGGGCCGAAAATCATCCCCCATCAAGACGCTCGATGAACAGCCCGGGCAGTTGCCCGAATTGAAGCTGGACCATCTATTTCGCATGAGCGATTCGACCGGCATCTTCCAGCACGCGAGCTTTACGGTGCAAATTTTGCCGAGGGCTATTGCACGGACGACAACGCGCGTGCGCTGGTGCTGGCGCTGTTGTTGCAACGGCTGGGCCAGGGCTTGCCGCGTCTCGGCGCACAGGCCGCAACCTACGCGGCGTTTCTCAACCGGGCTTTTGATTCCCAAAGCGGACTCTTTCGCAACTTCATGAGCTTCGAGCGGCGCTGGCTGAATCAAGTCGGCTCAGAAGACTGCCAGGGGCAGGCACTGTGGGCGCTGGGTTTGTGTGTGGCACAGGCCGGCAGGGGCAGTTTTCAGATGCTTGCGGAACGACTCTTCGAACAGGCGCTGCCCGAGGCGGCCAAATTTACATCCCCACGTTCGTGGGCCTTCACGCTCATCGGCATTGATGAATACCTGCGCCGGTTCGGCGGCGACCGGCGGGCGAACCACATCCGCGACGCGCTCACGGCAAAGCTCATGCAGCGCTACGCCGATGCCGCCACCCCGGACCGGCACTGGTTTGAAGAGGTTGTCTCCTACGCCAACGCCAAGCTGCGCCACGCAATGATTCTGAACGGTCGCTGCCTGAAAAGCACAACGATGCTGGAGCTTGGGCTGAAAACACTGCGCTGGTTGATCAACGCTCAAACCTCCGGCGCGGGCTCGTTTCGACCGGTCGGCTCGAACGGTTTTTATCCAAGGGGCATGGCGCGCGCAATCTTCGATCAACAGCCCATCGAAGCCAAACCACGATTTCCGCCTGCATTGAGGCTTATCACGCCACGGGCGACATGTTCTGGGTGGCGGAAGCATGCCGGGCGTTCGAGTGGTTTCTCGGACGCAATGACCTGAGGCTGGCGCTTTACGACTCCACCACCGGCGGCTGTCGTGATGGCTTGCACGTGGACCGTCTCAGCCAGAATCAAGGGGCGGAATCCACCCTTGCCTTTTTGTTATCGCTCGCGGAAATGAAGGCGCTGCAAAACGCGCTCGTCAGTTTTAAGGAACCTGTTGGGAAATAGCTGGTGCAAGTATCCGCGGAAACCATGGTGAATCCGAAGACTATATGATATTAATCAAAACCAAGATGGTGAAGAAAGGCCTGTCATGGCTTGCCTGTTTTTGGACATCAGTGGCGTCTTGCTGATCAACGGCTGGGATCATCGCGCCCGTCGGCGGGCGGCGAAGATGTTTCAACTGGATTTTCGGCGATGGACGCTCGCCATCACCTCGTCTTTGGCACTTACGAATTGGGCAAGCTCAGTCACAAAAAAACCATTGGAGGAATTGCATCGCATCAGCCCAAACGACCCGGATCATCTGCCGCGCGAGATAGAATTGATTGAGACGTTCCGTCACCGGCATCCAAAACTGTCCCAAGTGGCCTGCTTCGACACGGCGTTCCACCAGACCACGCCGCACGTGGCCAGGCTGCTGCCAATTCCGCGCCGCTTCGATGCCAAAGGAATTCAGCGCTACGGTTTTTACGGCTTGTCCTACGCCTACCCGATGGAAGAACTCGCGCGGCTTTCGTTCGCTCGACGTCGCGCGGGCCGAGAGCGACGGACACTGGCAGTTTCCGGGCGTGTTGCCGCCGTTCGATCCGCCGCGCGATGATGCCAAAGCGACCATCGCGCCCGCGCGGGCGATGGGCGTAAAGATAAGATGGTGACGGGCGACGCCTTGGCTATCGCGCAAGAGACCGCCAAGAAGCTAGACATGGGCGCGAATATTTTGGATGCCAGTGGTCTCGGTGACTCGAAGAAGCTGGAAGACAATGCGGTCGCGGAATCCATTGAGAAGGCGGACGGTTTCGCCCTAGCATTTCCCGAACACAAGTTCCACATCATGGATGTGCTCCAAAAGCGCGGCCACATCGTCGGCATGACCGTCGACGGCGTGAACAACTCGCCTGCACTGAAGAAAATCGACTGCGGCATCGCCGTTTCGAGCGCGACAGACGAGGCGCGCGGCCCGTTCTGGTCGATCCGGCCCGCGCGGATTCTGCTACTGATGGCGTTCGGCACGCAAATCGTGGCAACATTGATTGCCGTTTGTGGATTATCCATGCCACCCATTGGCTGGGGGTGGGCGGCCTTGGTTTGAGGCTGCTCGCTGGTGTGGTTTCTCGTAAATGACCGCGTGAAACTGCTCGCGTATCGGATTTTGATCCGGTCAAAGCCAGCACGCCGCCCGACTTGACGCCGCAAATCACCAAACTTGCCTATCAATTTTACGATCGGCGAGGCCGGCAGGATGGCAGTGCGGCTCAGGATTGGGACCATGCGGAACGAATAATTCTGAAAAACGAACCTCGCGAATAAAATGAAACGAGCAAATTTGAAATGAACGACCGGAGTCATTGCTCGCTTTCCCGCCCATTCAGGCGAGACTATAAAATTGAAAACCGCCGCCCTCCACGCCAAACGCATTGGACCAACATTGACCCCGGACTGGTCGCGGGTGCTGATGCGTCCGTTTAACCCGAGCACCGACGACATCGTGCGATGCATCGTCGCCCGCGTCATGGCTCTTTCCGAGGATGAGGTCGTGCGCCTGCTGGGCCAGGCGCTGGGCGAATTTGAGGACCGGCACAAAAACGTCGCCGAAATCCTCTGCAATCGCTTTGAGCAGGTGCGCCATTTTCTCGAACCCGGCGCGCAGCCTTCGCCGGAGCGGCAGGCGCTCATCGGCTCCTATTTGACGCACGAATATTCCCCGGAATCCGCCGCGCTCTTCAATCCATCCATCGTGCCGCATCCGGACCAGTCAGGACTGCCAAGAGGTTCGCAGCGCTTCATCCTGAGCCTGCGCGCCACGGGCGAAGGGCATATATCCTCCATTACTTTTCGCGTCGGCGTCGTCAGTGCGCATCAGCACATCACGCTGACGCCGCCCGTGCCGTTCGTGATGGAGCCGGAACGGGTGCCCAACGTCGCATACCTCAAGGGATTGTTCGCCCATAAGCTGGAAGAAGCTGGCGTGCAAAATGACTTCTGCCGGCGCGTGCTCGACCAGTTGCACGAGGATTTCACGCTCAAGGAACTGCGTGCGGTTCTGGCTGCCTCGGGCCTGACCGAGGACACCTCGGACGCCACGGCCACCCGCGCAGCGCGCGGCACCCTGCTGCTGGCGGAATCCAATTATGAAGTAAACTTCGCGCCCGACAGCAAGGTCTCGCAGCGCGTGCTCTTTCCCGCGGCGCCCAGCCAGAGCAACGGCATCGAAGATGCGCGTTTCGTGCGGTTTGAGAACGACGCAGGCCGCTTCACTTACTATGCGACCTACACGGCCTGCGACGGCAAGATCACCCTGCCGCAATTGTTGGAGACGCCGGACTTCTTGCATTTCAAATTCAGCACACTGAATGGTCCCGCAGTGCAGAACAAGGGGATGGCACTGTTCCCGCGCAAGCTAAACGGTGAATACGTCATGCTCTCGCGCCAGGACGACGAGAACATCCTGATTATGTTCTCTGACAACCTCCATTTCTGGCAGACGCCGAAGGTGCTGCTGTCGCCGGCGCAACCGTGGGAGTTCATCAAGATTGGCAACTGCGGCTCGCCCATCGAAACCGAACGCGGCTGGCTGGTGTTGAGCCACGGCGTCGGTGCGATGCGAAAGTATTGCATCGGCGCATTCCTGCTTGACCGGAAAGACCCCACGCGGGTGATTGGTCGCCTGCGCGAACCACTGATCTGCCCGAATGCCGCCGAGCGCGAGGGCTATGTGCCGAACGTCGTTTACACCTGCGGCGCCCTGCTGCAAGGGTGCGAACTCATCATCCCCTACGCGATGAGCGACTCCGCCACGAGCTTTGCCACGGTTTCTTTCGATGACATTTGGGCGGCGATGGCCTGAGACCGGGTGCGCGGACGGGCTTCCGGGTAGGGTTATACCCCATGGCACTTGTTCCCACTCCGCCTTAGCTTTAGGGCGTGAAGCTAACCATACCGAACCCAACCAAAGGCAGCCCATGTCACTGATATCTCTGGTCGTCACCCTGGTCGTCGTCGGCGTGTTGCTTTGGCTGATCAACGCCTACATCCCGATGGACGGAAAAATCAAAAAGATCCTCAACATCGTCGTAGTCGTTTGCGTCATTGTCTGGCTGTTGTTCGCCTTTGGCATTCTCAGTCACGCAAGCGACATCAGCGTGCCGCAAGTCCGTTAACCTTCGCCGTCAACGCCAGCAATGCCATGATCGCCAATCACGCCCAGTTCATCGCCGCCCTTGAGGAGAAACGAAAGGTGCGGGTGCAGTTCTACTCGCTGCCCGACAACGGCGTTCTCGACCGTGTCTGTGCCCCGATCGATTATGGCCCTGGCGCCGATAATAAAGACGGGCTCAACCGCTACTGGCTCTGGGATTACGCCAGCAATACCGGTTCACACACCCTTGGCCTGATGCCCCAGCAAATTGAGGATTTGCAGGTTCTCGGCGAGGTGTTCGATCCCGCGGAATTCACCAGCAGGTCTTCACCCGCTCCCGTCGCCTCGTCCGGCGGGGGCAAACCTCCGCTCCTATGAACGCATCCCTGGAAACCGCAAGCGGCAAACCCAGACCACGCCTACCAGATGTCGGTCGAATCCAATCGCACCTGTTTTCATGGCGGACCGACGTGGATTTCCCGACCCGGGAACAAACCTGCGTCCGGAGCGCCAGCCGGACGTGGCGGGCGATGTGGATGAAACTCAAACCGTGAACGCGGGATCTTCCAAAGTTATTTTCCGCCGGCGGACGCTGGCCCGTTACCGAAGCGGGCCTTCGGCGGGCAGGCTCGCTACCTCATAGCCTGCCCAGCATTCCCCGTTCATCTTGAAACGAGCGAAATGAAAGAAACGGATCAAAAAGCGGAACGGACCGGCAACAATTCGCGGGTTGAACAAGCTGAAGCGCGCACCGAGCAGGCCGAATCGCGCACGGAACAAGCCAAAACCCGGACGGAGCAGGCGAAGCTGACACTACAGCGCGAAGTGCAAAAGGATGTTCAACTACATCTCGAAACCTCCCCACGACGGCTCAAGAACGTCGTCACGAATGAGACAGCCGAGCCGGAAAATTTACTGGAACAGTTGACCAGGCGGCAGAGCGAGATTCTGCAACTGATTGCGGAGGGTCAGAACACCAAACAGATCGCCGAGTTGCTGAAGGTCAGCCCCAAGACCGTAGAGTATCACCGCATGAAGCTGATGGTCGGCCTAAACTTACACGACGTTCCCGGCCTCGTGCGATACGCCCTGCGCGTGGGCTTGATAGCGGCAGGCACTTGATGAGCAACTCGCAGCATCGGAGCTGAGTGTCGCGGGCACAGTAAAAGCGTTTAGGGAAGCTCGGTGCATTCGCGTCAATAAAATCGAGCAAACCTTCAGCGCCCAGCGAGACGTTTCCTATCGTTGTCCACATCCTGAAATCCGGCGTCGCTTGGATGTCATAGGTGCGGCCAACCGGGCCAGCCACGGTCAGAATTACGCGCCGGTCGAATGCCACTCGTATCCGAAGGTCGACCGCACTCGGCGTCGTGTAGACAACTTCCGCAGAGTAATCGCTTTCCGGCCCGACGGAGTTGATGGCGGTCGCCACAAAATAATAGGTCTGACCGGCTTGGAGGTTGGTGATGGTGGCGTTCTTTACCGCGCTGCTGACGGATACTCTGGCAGTGTAAACCCGCGTGGTGGTGCCGCAATAGACATTGTAACCTGCGAGACTTGCCTCGTTGTTGTTGGAATCCCGCGCCAGGTTCACATTCACCGTTGAGCCCCGAATTCCAGTCAAGGACGCTAACATCAGCAAGGCCATGAAGAGAGCGTGAAAGAGACTGGCTCCCGGCACACCAGCCAGCCACGTGATCGATGAATTGCAGCAACGCTCCAAGCCGGCCCGTCCATTGGTTTGTTCAATGTTGTTTCTCATGAACAACCATCACGGATTGGCGGAGTTCTCGCGACTAGGACATTCCTTACAGCCACCAGAAAAACTCTTGGTTGCAACTCTGTAGTCCCGACCTGGAACGCAAGCAGGTGAAAGGAACGGGACAACAGCAATCCTGGCGTAAAAGTGTATCGTGTCTGCTCCAAGCTGGAGTCTGTAACCCGGAGGTAGGGTAATACCCCATATCGCCCGGCAGGCGCACTGTTCATTATGATCACGTTCAGCGAGGCCATTCTTCCGCGCCCGGAAGACAAGCGGCTCGGGACATTCACTCCTATGAAACATAACAAAAAGAAGGACCTGACAAGCAGCGCCGCTTCTCAACAACCGGAACCTGTCTGCTTTGAATTCACTCATCCGACCGCCCGCTCCGTTTGCATCGCCGGAACGTTTAACGACTGGCAGCCACA
This genomic interval carries:
- a CDS encoding Thivi_2564 family membrane protein — translated: MSLISLVVTLVVVGVLLWLINAYIPMDGKIKKILNIVVVVCVIVWLLFAFGILSHASDISVPQVR
- a CDS encoding response regulator → MKAKLAAAYEAPRAPSQSLPTPHYRILLVEDDEDIRRLNTEVLIRHGYQVDAAEDGAVAWDALQSNSYNLMVTDNAMPKVTGLELLKKLHGARMALPVIMATGTLPTAEFICSPWLQPTATMFKPYTLDELVGTVQEVLRATEDACERPAQPPIQPTV
- a CDS encoding glycosyltransferase family 4 protein; its protein translation is MEHEFGIFGGPAGSHVLALLRELQMPIVTTLHTVLREPNEEQRRVMREQTRLSTRLVVMTERGREFLLNIYQVPAAKIDLIPHGIPDRPFADPNYFKDEFGVAGKQVLLTFGLLSPSKGIEFALQALPDIIREYPNIVYIVLGQTHPNLLRDEGEAYRLSLERWAKDLGVQKNVVFFNRFVELDELMRFIGAADIYLTPYLNEAQITSGTLAYAFGAGNAVVSTPCWHAAEMLAAGRGKLVPFRDAKAIAIAVLELLRDEPLRHSMRKHAYHLGRDMVWSRVAQRYAISFEQARRDHSFVGRKSSPIKTLDEQPGQLPELKLDHLFRMSDSTGIFQHASFTVQILPRAIARTTTRVRWCWRCCCNGWARACRVSAHRPQPTRRFSTGLLIPKADSFATS
- a CDS encoding CHRD domain-containing protein, whose protein sequence is MMKIFIIGMSLGLAVIAPAAIIPFDLSPAGSGAAVGLSPLNEVPAVTNSAGSGGEIFGGISFDTDTALLSLAVGYGSAAGFTNLTGVATAMHIHGPAGPGTNAGVVINLAPLSFTAADPTNGGIIFGTVPVPTNEVANLLAGLSYLNIHTATNSAGELRAQLIPKSGSPPVVSCPEPVTVECGSVTTVTVQVSDPDNDALQVVWSVNGASLQTNELAAGSTAAPVAVSFAAQYQLGTNLVSVAVTDSTNHSAECSATVTVVDTTPPVITVLTASPSTLWPPNHKMVSIQLAATVTDLCGDTTWKITSITSSEPADAKGSGNTSPDWEITGDHTAKLRAERSGITGSRVYNLTVEAVDASGNVSLPKTVIVTVPHNSR
- a CDS encoding glycoside hydrolase family 130 protein encodes the protein MRPFNPSTDDIVRCIVARVMALSEDEVVRLLGQALGEFEDRHKNVAEILCNRFEQVRHFLEPGAQPSPERQALIGSYLTHEYSPESAALFNPSIVPHPDQSGLPRGSQRFILSLRATGEGHISSITFRVGVVSAHQHITLTPPVPFVMEPERVPNVAYLKGLFAHKLEEAGVQNDFCRRVLDQLHEDFTLKELRAVLAASGLTEDTSDATATRAARGTLLLAESNYEVNFAPDSKVSQRVLFPAAPSQSNGIEDARFVRFENDAGRFTYYATYTACDGKITLPQLLETPDFLHFKFSTLNGPAVQNKGMALFPRKLNGEYVMLSRQDDENILIMFSDNLHFWQTPKVLLSPAQPWEFIKIGNCGSPIETERGWLVLSHGVGAMRKYCIGAFLLDRKDPTRVIGRLREPLICPNAAEREGYVPNVVYTCGALLQGCELIIPYAMSDSATSFATVSFDDIWAAMA